One window of the Trifolium pratense cultivar HEN17-A07 linkage group LG2, ARS_RC_1.1, whole genome shotgun sequence genome contains the following:
- the LOC123908059 gene encoding ras-related protein Rab11A-like, whose amino-acid sequence MASSGYGDANQKIDYVFKVVLIGDSAVGKSQILARFARNDFSLDSKATIGVEFQTRTLVIQHKSVKAQIWDTAGQERYRAVTSAYYRGAVGAMLVYDITKRPSFDHIPRWLEELRNHADKNIVIILIGNKSDLEDQRAVPTEDAKEFAEKEGLFFLETSALESTNVETAFMTVLTEIFNVVNKKNLAADENQGNGNSASLSGKKIIVPGPAQEIPAKSSMCCQ is encoded by the exons ATGGCGAGTTCAGGTTACGGTGATGCAAACCAGAAGATAGACTATGTCTTCAAAGTAGTTCTAATCGGTGATTCCGCCGTCGGTAAATCTCAGATTCTAGCTCGTTTTGCTAGAAACGACTTCAGTTTGGACTCTAAAGCCACCATCGGTGTTGAGTTTCAAACTCGCACTTTGGTTATTCAACATAAGAGTGTTAAAGCTCAGATCTGGGATACTGCTGGCCAAGAACG ATATAGGGCTGTTACAAGTGCATACTACAGGGGTGCTGTTGGGGCAATGTTGGTTTATGACATTACCAAACGTCCGAGCTTTGATCACATACCTAGATGGTTAGAAGAATTGCGTAACCATGCTGATAAAAATATAGTCATCATTCTTATAGGAAACAAAAGTGATCTTGAGGACCAGCGTGCTGTACCCACCGAGGATGCTAAAGAATTTGCTGAGAAAGAAGGTTTATTTTTCTTAGAGACCTCCGCACTGGAATCAACTAACGTTGAGACAGCCTTCATGACTGTTTTGACAGAAATATTTAACGTTGTCAACAAGAAGAACCTGGCTGCTGATGAGAATCAGGGAAATGGCAACTCGGCATCTCTATCTGGCAAGAAGATTATTGTTCCTGGTCCTGCACAAGAAATCCCTGCTAAGAGTAGCATGTGTTGTCAGTAA